One stretch of Candidatus Bathyarchaeia archaeon DNA includes these proteins:
- the malQ gene encoding 4-alpha-glucanotransferase produces the protein MTTTAKRASGVFLHVTSLPSAFGIGDLGPESYKFADRLVSLKQQFWSVLPLNPTSPTEGNSPYKTDSAFAANPLLISPEKLSEEGLITKPQMENARLKATNKVDFVAAEKTKTALLNHAFQAFCKSKNKALTGAADFEQFQLEMSGWLNDYALYKALASKSGEPWYLWPGPLRNREPQALVRHAESLKEQVEQEKFVQYTFFSQWQALKEYCNKRGVKIFGDLAFYVSLESADVWAHPDLFKLNKQLMPQFIAGVPPDYFSKTGQLWGTPIYKWRRLAETQFEWWISRLEHNLKFCDVLRFDHFRGFVAYWQVPAHAKTAKTGRWIRAPTKTFFNKVKEHFPTLPFIAEDLGYITKPVHKVISWLGLPGMRVLLFAFGGSAANPHRPENHVSNAVVYTGTHDTNTVRGWFTQEADAKAKRKVFAEVGREVSETQVSFEFVKMALSSKARLSIVPLQDVLGLGSEARMNFPARQSGNWLWRVTAEQLASEKLNEFGQAAKQANRG, from the coding sequence ATGACAACAACGGCGAAGCGGGCAAGCGGCGTTTTTCTGCATGTTACTTCGTTGCCTTCCGCTTTTGGCATCGGCGACCTTGGCCCTGAAAGCTACAAGTTCGCAGACCGGTTGGTTTCGCTTAAACAGCAGTTTTGGAGTGTGCTGCCGCTTAATCCCACCAGCCCCACCGAAGGCAACTCCCCCTACAAAACCGACTCAGCCTTCGCCGCAAACCCCCTGCTCATCAGCCCCGAAAAGCTATCCGAAGAAGGCTTAATCACCAAACCCCAAATGGAAAACGCACGCCTCAAGGCAACAAACAAAGTAGATTTTGTGGCTGCAGAAAAAACAAAAACGGCGCTCCTTAACCACGCTTTCCAAGCTTTTTGCAAATCGAAAAATAAGGCGCTGACAGGGGCGGCGGATTTTGAACAGTTCCAACTGGAGATGTCGGGTTGGCTAAATGACTATGCCCTCTACAAAGCGCTCGCCAGCAAAAGCGGCGAACCATGGTATCTGTGGCCTGGACCGTTGCGCAACCGTGAACCCCAAGCACTAGTCAGGCATGCCGAAAGCCTCAAGGAGCAGGTAGAGCAGGAGAAGTTTGTTCAGTACACTTTTTTTAGCCAGTGGCAGGCGCTAAAAGAGTACTGTAACAAGCGGGGGGTGAAGATTTTTGGGGATTTGGCGTTTTATGTGAGTTTGGAGAGTGCAGATGTTTGGGCGCACCCTGACCTGTTTAAGCTCAACAAGCAGCTCATGCCCCAGTTTATCGCGGGGGTTCCGCCTGACTACTTTAGCAAAACAGGGCAGTTGTGGGGCACGCCCATATACAAATGGCGACGGCTTGCTGAGACACAGTTTGAGTGGTGGATTAGCCGGTTAGAGCATAACCTGAAGTTTTGTGATGTGCTGCGGTTTGACCATTTCCGCGGGTTTGTGGCTTACTGGCAGGTTCCCGCCCACGCTAAAACCGCCAAGACAGGCCGCTGGATAAGGGCACCCACAAAAACCTTCTTTAACAAAGTCAAAGAGCACTTTCCAACGTTGCCATTTATCGCCGAAGATTTAGGCTACATAACCAAACCCGTCCACAAAGTCATAAGCTGGCTGGGGCTTCCAGGCATGAGGGTGCTGCTTTTTGCTTTCGGCGGCTCCGCAGCTAATCCGCATCGCCCTGAAAATCACGTTTCAAACGCGGTGGTTTACACTGGAACGCATGACACAAACACGGTGAGGGGCTGGTTTACTCAGGAAGCAGACGCCAAAGCAAAGCGGAAAGTCTTTGCTGAGGTGGGACGGGAGGTTTCAGAGACGCAGGTTAGCTTTGAATTTGTCAAAATGGCGCTATCATCTAAGGCGCGGCTAAGCATTGTGCCACTCCAAGACGTCTTAGGGTTGGGGTCAGAGGCACGCATGAATTTTCCAGCGCGGCAAAGCGGCAACTGGCTGTGGAGAGTCACCGCAGAGCAACTGGCAAGCGAGAAGCTAAACGAGTTTGGGCAAGCAGCAAAGCAAGCAAACCGCGGCTGA
- a CDS encoding glycosyltransferase: protein MRVELVKPIKLDDYTKIVGKEEINSVKALAESLKQKSVTHVNSTAFGGGVAEILNSMVPLMKDIGLDVRWEVLQGAFDFFNVTKKIHNALQGMNVPLTEEEERIYLDYNKANAESIVLDTDFVVVHDNQPAALINFQKKQNSEWIWRCHIDLSTPNLSVWAFLEQYIRRYEGAIFTAKEYVMPSLNVPEIQVSPPSINPLNEKNKDLSDDTVRGILEKFGVHPDRPIITQVARFDPWKDPLGAVDVYRMVKKEMPQVQLLLIAGMATDDPEGWLYLEKTARHIGEDPDVHLLTDLKGVNDLEVNAFQRASQVALQLSTREGFGLTVAEALWKKVPVVGRKVGGIPLQILDCKTGYLVDTVDQAAEKTLYLLKHPAEAKQMGANGKEHVRKNFLVVGHLKDHLTLFKDLEKLKQAA from the coding sequence ATGCGTGTAGAACTTGTAAAACCCATAAAACTGGATGATTACACCAAAATCGTTGGCAAAGAAGAAATCAATTCGGTAAAAGCCTTGGCTGAATCCTTGAAGCAGAAATCCGTAACTCACGTGAACTCCACAGCTTTCGGGGGCGGAGTGGCAGAGATTCTAAACAGCATGGTTCCCCTTATGAAGGACATCGGGTTAGATGTTCGTTGGGAAGTGCTTCAGGGTGCTTTTGACTTTTTTAACGTGACCAAAAAAATCCACAACGCCCTGCAAGGCATGAATGTGCCTTTAACTGAAGAGGAAGAAAGAATTTACCTTGACTACAACAAGGCAAACGCTGAGTCTATTGTTCTGGACACTGACTTTGTTGTGGTTCATGATAATCAGCCCGCTGCTTTGATCAATTTTCAGAAAAAGCAAAATAGTGAATGGATTTGGCGCTGCCACATTGACCTTTCCACCCCTAATTTATCTGTCTGGGCGTTTCTGGAACAGTACATCAGGCGTTATGAGGGCGCGATTTTCACGGCTAAAGAATACGTTATGCCTAGCCTTAACGTTCCCGAAATTCAGGTCAGCCCCCCTTCAATTAATCCTCTAAATGAAAAAAACAAAGACCTCTCTGACGACACCGTAAGAGGTATTTTGGAGAAGTTTGGTGTACATCCTGACAGGCCAATTATCACTCAGGTTGCCCGCTTTGACCCATGGAAAGACCCGTTGGGGGCGGTTGATGTGTACCGCATGGTGAAAAAGGAAATGCCGCAGGTTCAGCTTCTCCTAATTGCAGGAATGGCAACTGACGACCCTGAAGGCTGGCTGTATCTGGAAAAGACGGCTCGGCACATCGGCGAAGACCCCGACGTTCACTTGCTCACCGACCTGAAAGGAGTTAACGATTTGGAAGTAAACGCTTTCCAACGAGCCTCCCAGGTTGCTCTGCAGCTTTCCACACGGGAAGGCTTTGGGTTGACTGTGGCGGAAGCGTTGTGGAAAAAGGTGCCCGTTGTTGGTCGGAAAGTTGGTGGGATTCCGCTTCAAATTTTAGACTGCAAAACGGGTTATTTGGTTGACACGGTGGACCAGGCAGCGGAGAAAACGCTCTACCTTCTTAAGCATCCTGCTGAAGCCAAGCAGATGGGTGCCAACGGCAAGGAACATGTGCGTAAGAACTTTTTGGTTGTGGGGCACTTAAAGGACCACTTAACACTTTTCAAAGACCTTGAAAAACTAAAACAAGCCGCTTAA
- a CDS encoding sodium-translocating pyrophosphatase gives MVGTFGLSLFITLAGLLSILFVIFTSWKILKQDEGTDKMKEISAYIREGASTYLKRQYTVIAVIVVVLTICIALFVTPLMAISYVIGAVCSASTGFIGLNIAVRSNSRTANAARTKGLSKALDIAFRGGTVLSFGIMGIGLLGVMGVFTLFGGLDAVTAPTVVNEVIGFSFGASTVALFARVGGGIFTKAADIGADLVGKVEEHIPEDDARNPGVIADNVGDNVGDVAGMGADLFESYVGAIIATMILGAVLPEFQSSPGIPNMEWVLLPLVIAGVGIISSICTTFTVRGSPEKALTRASVIATIVTAVATFFVLMGVLGWGWYETLSSGVFISLLSGLVVGVIIGQTSNYFTSSSFKPTKITAAACEQGPALTILKGFSMGHYSVVIPIIFIAIAEMTAFLLGGVYGVAISAVGMLSIIGVVVAADAYGPITDNAAGIAEQAKLAPEVRDITDKLDSVGNTMKSICKGFADGSAALTAIAFFVTITQLPAFTSYAATFAGGQDAVLSLLNPRTFAGILIGAAMPPFFTAVVVLGVSNGADRMVKEIRRQFRHIPGIIEGTAKPDYAQCVKITADNALKQLIIPGAVAILAPIIVGITLGPSAMIGMVAGAIIVGLMLGLFMGNVGNTWDNAKKHVESGHFGGKGSAAHAAAVIGDTVGDPMKDAAGPGQNIFIKLMSVTTLVFLPVIIQFFI, from the coding sequence ATGGTAGGCACCTTTGGTCTATCTTTGTTTATAACACTAGCTGGTCTTCTTTCAATACTATTTGTAATTTTTACTTCTTGGAAAATTCTCAAGCAAGATGAAGGCACCGACAAAATGAAAGAAATCTCTGCATACATCAGAGAAGGCGCCTCCACTTACCTAAAACGACAATACACAGTTATAGCCGTAATCGTAGTAGTCCTCACCATATGCATCGCCCTCTTTGTGACACCCCTGATGGCAATCTCTTACGTGATTGGTGCAGTCTGTTCAGCCTCAACCGGTTTCATAGGCTTAAACATTGCAGTTCGATCCAACTCAAGAACTGCGAACGCTGCAAGAACCAAAGGGTTATCAAAAGCTTTAGACATCGCCTTCAGAGGCGGAACCGTTCTTAGTTTTGGCATTATGGGCATCGGCCTTTTAGGGGTAATGGGTGTCTTTACATTATTCGGCGGCTTAGATGCTGTCACTGCACCAACAGTTGTAAATGAAGTTATAGGTTTCAGTTTCGGCGCCAGCACTGTCGCATTATTTGCCCGCGTTGGCGGGGGCATATTCACTAAAGCCGCCGACATAGGTGCCGACCTTGTAGGCAAAGTCGAAGAACACATTCCTGAAGATGACGCTAGAAACCCCGGCGTAATCGCAGACAACGTCGGCGACAACGTTGGGGATGTTGCAGGAATGGGCGCTGACTTGTTCGAGTCGTATGTTGGCGCAATTATTGCAACAATGATTCTTGGTGCAGTGCTTCCAGAATTTCAGTCTTCGCCGGGAATCCCAAACATGGAGTGGGTCTTGCTTCCCTTAGTCATCGCTGGAGTCGGCATTATCTCATCAATATGTACAACCTTCACCGTTAGAGGTTCCCCAGAAAAAGCCTTAACCCGCGCCTCCGTCATAGCTACAATCGTTACTGCCGTGGCAACTTTCTTTGTGCTAATGGGTGTTCTTGGTTGGGGCTGGTATGAAACTCTATCCTCAGGAGTGTTCATTTCACTATTAAGCGGCTTAGTTGTTGGCGTAATCATTGGTCAAACATCCAATTATTTCACTTCAAGCAGCTTTAAACCTACAAAAATCACTGCTGCCGCATGTGAACAAGGACCCGCATTGACAATCCTTAAAGGCTTCTCAATGGGCCACTACAGCGTAGTTATTCCCATAATATTCATCGCCATCGCCGAAATGACCGCCTTTTTGCTTGGCGGAGTATACGGCGTAGCAATTTCAGCCGTGGGCATGCTCTCAATCATAGGCGTCGTAGTGGCTGCTGACGCTTATGGACCAATTACTGACAACGCAGCTGGTATAGCTGAACAGGCAAAACTAGCCCCTGAAGTACGAGACATCACCGACAAGCTGGATTCAGTCGGAAACACAATGAAATCAATCTGTAAAGGCTTCGCCGACGGCTCAGCAGCTTTAACGGCAATCGCCTTCTTTGTCACTATCACACAGTTGCCCGCTTTCACCTCATACGCCGCCACGTTCGCGGGTGGACAAGACGCTGTATTGAGCCTGCTTAACCCTAGAACCTTCGCGGGAATTCTAATCGGCGCAGCAATGCCGCCTTTCTTCACTGCAGTTGTCGTTTTAGGCGTAAGCAACGGCGCGGACAGAATGGTCAAAGAAATCCGCAGACAATTCCGCCACATTCCAGGCATAATTGAGGGAACCGCCAAACCCGACTACGCCCAATGTGTCAAAATCACCGCTGATAACGCCCTTAAGCAGCTAATCATTCCGGGGGCAGTCGCTATATTGGCGCCTATTATTGTGGGTATAACGTTGGGGCCATCAGCCATGATTGGTATGGTGGCTGGCGCTATCATCGTTGGGTTGATGTTGGGTCTCTTCATGGGTAACGTAGGAAACACATGGGACAACGCAAAGAAACACGTTGAAAGTGGGCACTTCGGAGGAAAAGGCAGTGCAGCACATGCAGCAGCAGTCATAGGCGATACTGTTGGCGACCCCATGAAAGACGCCGCGGGGCCCGGGCAGAACATATTCATCAAGCTCATGTCAGTGACAACGCTTGTCTTTCTGCCCGTAATTATCCAATTTTTCATTTAA
- a CDS encoding glutamate synthase-related protein: MSERVQKNSSYLNGKSTVGTNTRLKDTNTLSGMCPICIRDCPVLCEISLSAFRGHEALYPEPIQFGSSTAGALKNFGLDWSHFSIQAGLFEAQGIRESSEDAIFPKVNVETQVGGMPLKLPVLTGAFGSTEVARVNWEGLATGAALAGVSITIGENVVGMDTESKLASGKVMASPELKRRVDLFRKFWDGKYGDVIVQTNVEDQELGIDVYALSQLEVNIIERKWGQGAKAIGGEVRIKDLQKAILLKKRGYIVIPDPEDLTVQEAFRNGVFNTFERHSRVGIPKEKNFIEDIEWLRKLGAKKVFLKTGAYRPSAVAYTMKFASEAKIDALSFDGAGGGTGMSPVPMMDEMSIPTVYLQAIVLKCAQILKKKGKHVPDLVMAGGFIEETSIFKTIALSNFGEGSLVKAVLMGRSPITAAMKSSYFKQLAAEGRLPKQFADRFGTTPDKFFITTPELKAKYGARFGEIPLEAIGVYTYLTDRVGVGLKQLMAGNRKWKLNLLGRGDLMSLSELATKVTGIPLASEVEKDAVEAILE; the protein is encoded by the coding sequence ATGAGCGAACGTGTACAAAAAAACAGCTCCTACTTAAATGGCAAATCAACCGTCGGAACAAACACCCGCCTCAAAGACACAAACACCCTAAGCGGAATGTGTCCAATATGCATCCGCGACTGCCCAGTTCTCTGCGAAATCAGCCTCTCCGCGTTTCGAGGACATGAAGCCCTCTACCCAGAACCTATTCAATTCGGTTCAAGCACCGCCGGCGCACTCAAAAACTTCGGCTTAGACTGGAGCCACTTCAGCATCCAAGCCGGCTTATTCGAAGCTCAAGGCATCAGAGAAAGCAGCGAAGACGCAATATTCCCCAAAGTCAACGTGGAAACTCAAGTTGGCGGCATGCCGCTTAAGCTTCCAGTCTTGACAGGCGCTTTCGGTTCGACCGAAGTTGCTCGAGTCAACTGGGAAGGCTTAGCGACAGGCGCAGCTTTGGCAGGCGTATCCATAACTATCGGCGAAAACGTCGTAGGCATGGACACTGAATCAAAGCTTGCAAGCGGCAAGGTGATGGCCTCCCCAGAACTAAAACGTAGAGTGGACCTGTTCCGCAAGTTCTGGGATGGAAAATATGGCGATGTCATCGTCCAGACAAACGTGGAAGACCAAGAATTAGGCATAGACGTTTATGCGTTGTCTCAGCTTGAAGTCAACATAATCGAGCGCAAATGGGGGCAGGGAGCAAAAGCTATAGGTGGCGAAGTACGCATCAAAGACCTACAGAAGGCCATCCTGCTCAAGAAACGCGGCTACATCGTCATTCCTGACCCTGAAGACCTTACAGTCCAAGAAGCCTTCAGAAACGGGGTATTCAACACCTTCGAACGACACAGCAGAGTAGGCATACCTAAAGAGAAAAACTTTATCGAAGACATCGAATGGCTACGCAAACTAGGCGCCAAAAAAGTGTTTTTGAAAACCGGCGCATATCGCCCCTCTGCAGTGGCTTACACGATGAAGTTTGCTTCAGAAGCTAAAATTGACGCATTAAGCTTCGACGGTGCAGGCGGAGGCACAGGCATGAGTCCAGTTCCCATGATGGACGAGATGAGCATACCTACCGTTTATCTACAAGCCATAGTTCTCAAATGCGCGCAGATACTTAAAAAGAAAGGGAAACATGTTCCCGACTTAGTTATGGCTGGAGGATTCATCGAAGAAACCAGCATCTTCAAGACAATAGCCCTAAGCAACTTTGGAGAGGGATCATTAGTGAAAGCTGTTCTGATGGGACGTTCGCCGATTACGGCTGCGATGAAATCCAGCTACTTTAAGCAGCTTGCAGCTGAAGGCAGACTACCTAAACAGTTCGCAGACCGCTTTGGCACCACACCAGACAAGTTCTTCATCACCACACCTGAACTAAAAGCAAAGTACGGGGCACGGTTTGGCGAAATCCCCTTGGAAGCCATAGGCGTCTACACATACTTAACGGACCGCGTGGGGGTTGGTTTGAAGCAGTTGATGGCGGGTAACCGCAAGTGGAAACTAAACTTGCTTGGCAGAGGCGACTTGATGAGCCTTTCCGAGTTAGCGACCAAGGTCACGGGTATCCCGTTGGCAAGTGAAGTTGAGAAGGATGCTGTCGAGGCAATCCTCGAATAA
- the treZ gene encoding malto-oligosyltrehalose trehalohydrolase encodes MKIGANCQKENCEFTVWAPYHNKVSLVVNQEQPIPMNKDLKGYWKLTLKGIRSNTQYRYKIDQKGMKPDPASHFQPQGVFGASAVVDHHAFNWNDKTWSAPNLADMVLYELHVGTFTKEGTLSAIVPRIKQLSELGVNALELMPVTQFSGERNWGYDSVFPFAVQNTYGGPLELKRLVQACHASGVAVVLDVIYNHVGPEGSCLADFGPYFLESRITPWGSSINFDGKDCREVRNYFLENALFWFENYHVDALRLDAVHAIMDVSPKHILKEMSETVDAYLKQRHKKGYLIAETNQNDQILIQPRSAGGFGLDAQWLDDFHHALHALVTGEKAGYYVDFGHVSDLAKALHKGLAYSGQFSPFFETKQSTSSKQVLPERLVVFSQNHDQIGNRARGERLVGLAGWEAAKLAAALVILSPYVPLLFMGEEYGEQAPFLYFTSFSDQTLADKVRKGRRKEHQEEASFSEIPDPQSIDTFMRSKINWEQRSRGASQKMLEYYQRLLQVRKHLHGKSSEQNFRMEVAEGETEGVLLMSREGAWGLVANFNSHEVKTALGSAQRGFVKVLDSANTAWVGQGAVQPKKPVSRQVLVAPLSVAVYANADLVKVFE; translated from the coding sequence ATGAAAATTGGAGCTAACTGCCAAAAAGAAAACTGCGAATTCACTGTCTGGGCACCCTACCACAACAAAGTCAGCTTAGTTGTAAATCAAGAGCAGCCAATACCAATGAACAAAGACCTAAAGGGCTACTGGAAGCTAACCCTCAAAGGCATCAGATCTAACACACAGTACCGCTACAAGATAGACCAAAAAGGCATGAAGCCTGACCCTGCCTCACATTTTCAGCCACAAGGCGTTTTTGGCGCCTCCGCTGTTGTTGACCACCACGCCTTCAATTGGAACGACAAAACTTGGAGTGCCCCAAACCTTGCCGACATGGTTCTTTATGAGCTGCATGTGGGAACCTTCACCAAAGAAGGCACCCTAAGCGCAATCGTACCGCGCATAAAGCAGCTTTCCGAGTTAGGCGTGAACGCGTTGGAGCTTATGCCCGTGACGCAGTTTTCAGGGGAACGCAACTGGGGCTATGACAGCGTCTTCCCCTTCGCCGTGCAAAACACCTATGGCGGTCCCTTGGAGCTCAAAAGGCTCGTTCAAGCCTGCCACGCAAGCGGGGTTGCAGTGGTTTTGGATGTTATTTATAATCATGTTGGTCCTGAAGGTAGCTGTCTGGCGGATTTTGGCCCCTACTTTCTTGAAAGCCGCATAACGCCGTGGGGGTCAAGCATAAATTTTGACGGAAAAGACTGCAGGGAGGTTCGTAACTACTTTTTGGAGAACGCCCTTTTCTGGTTTGAAAACTACCATGTCGACGCTTTGCGGTTGGATGCTGTTCACGCCATCATGGATGTCAGCCCCAAGCACATTCTAAAGGAAATGTCAGAAACAGTCGATGCCTACTTGAAACAGCGACATAAAAAAGGGTACCTTATTGCGGAAACAAACCAAAACGACCAAATACTCATCCAGCCCCGAAGCGCGGGGGGTTTTGGGTTAGATGCACAGTGGCTAGACGATTTCCATCACGCCCTGCACGCATTGGTCACAGGGGAAAAAGCAGGGTACTATGTGGATTTTGGCCACGTAAGCGACCTAGCGAAAGCCTTGCATAAAGGGCTTGCTTATTCGGGGCAGTTTAGCCCGTTCTTTGAAACCAAACAAAGCACCTCATCAAAGCAGGTTTTGCCTGAACGATTGGTGGTTTTCTCGCAAAACCATGACCAGATAGGAAACCGCGCCCGTGGGGAGCGCCTAGTCGGCTTGGCGGGGTGGGAGGCAGCAAAACTGGCTGCGGCACTGGTGATTTTGTCGCCTTACGTTCCGCTGCTGTTTATGGGGGAAGAGTACGGTGAGCAGGCACCGTTTTTGTATTTCACGAGTTTTTCTGACCAAACCTTGGCGGATAAGGTGCGAAAGGGCAGACGAAAAGAACACCAAGAAGAGGCGTCTTTTTCAGAAATCCCTGACCCGCAGAGCATCGACACGTTTATGCGTTCCAAGATTAATTGGGAACAACGCAGCAGAGGAGCAAGCCAAAAAATGCTGGAATACTACCAGAGGTTACTGCAGGTGCGAAAGCATCTTCACGGCAAAAGTTCAGAGCAAAATTTTCGTATGGAAGTGGCGGAAGGCGAAACAGAAGGAGTCCTGCTTATGTCGCGAGAGGGTGCTTGGGGGTTGGTTGCCAACTTCAATAGCCACGAAGTGAAGACGGCGTTGGGGTCTGCACAGAGGGGCTTTGTGAAGGTTTTGGATTCGGCGAATACTGCTTGGGTGGGGCAGGGTGCAGTGCAGCCCAAAAAACCAGTTTCCCGACAGGTTTTGGTGGCGCCTTTAAGTGTAGCAGTTTATGCTAACGCGGACTTGGTGAAGGTCTTTGAGTGA
- a CDS encoding DUF3536 domain-containing protein encodes MSEKYICIHGHFYQPPRENPWLEEVEAQEAAHPYHDWNMRIAAECYAPNSVSRIMDPQGRIIGLVNNYSQISFNFGPTLLYWIEKHDPELYKSILEADKESMKNFSGHGSAIAQVYNHMIMPLSNRRDKETQVKWGIQDFQARFRRFPEGMWLPEAAVDNETLEVLAENGIKFTILGPLQAKNVRKIGEEKWTNVSEGRIDTKKAYLCRLASGKTINVFFYDRTASNEAAFGSALSNGEFFGNMLLSRFKRGNTTGLESLASDGELYGHHHAHGDMSLAYCLYYISANKLAQITNFSEFLEKFPPEHEVEIIENTSWSCSHGVERWRNDCGDSTGTHPTWHQAWRKPLREAMDWLRDLLAPSFEAEAGKYLKDPWEARNEYIQVILDRSRENVDKFLADQASRELSEEEKRRVMKLLEMQRQTLLMYTSCGWFFEEISGIETTQVMMYAARAMQLAKETFGTELEPEYVNRLKQAPSNRPEYGDGAKIYELFVKPAMTDLTKISALNIISNLLLGNSQSSNSSMAASSRSFEVTLEELEKRESGKFRLALGRLRVFSRITLDEDVFGCAAVWLGDHNVSCGSYCRMPPEAYSAMKVEIRDSFEKGQINEAIQLMPKHFGSNTYSLKNMFKDDQKRILGFVIEDGIKKAAGLYDIVYHDNSALMRFMKDIRFPIPHAFKAAANVIVNNGITQVLSEKEFDVEALQRLIDDAKHMDVDIDLELFALKANERIATEFTELAQAPEQIELVLRISQTVKAVKALPIHLNLWFSQNIAFKIAHGHYREQKEKKDDPNAQAWVAAFRQLCDLIGIRLE; translated from the coding sequence TTGAGTGAAAAATACATCTGCATTCATGGACATTTTTATCAGCCGCCACGTGAAAATCCTTGGCTGGAAGAGGTGGAAGCCCAAGAAGCCGCACACCCTTACCACGACTGGAACATGCGCATAGCCGCGGAGTGTTATGCACCTAACTCAGTTTCCCGCATCATGGATCCCCAAGGACGCATAATCGGGCTGGTAAACAACTACTCGCAAATCAGCTTCAACTTTGGTCCCACGCTACTGTACTGGATAGAGAAACATGACCCTGAATTGTACAAGTCGATTCTGGAAGCCGACAAAGAAAGCATGAAAAACTTTTCTGGACACGGCTCAGCCATCGCGCAGGTCTACAACCACATGATTATGCCCCTCTCCAACCGAAGAGACAAAGAAACCCAAGTGAAGTGGGGCATACAAGACTTTCAGGCACGGTTTAGGCGGTTTCCTGAGGGCATGTGGCTACCTGAAGCCGCAGTGGACAACGAGACGCTTGAGGTTTTAGCGGAAAACGGCATAAAATTCACCATTCTTGGTCCACTTCAAGCCAAAAACGTAAGGAAAATCGGCGAAGAAAAATGGACCAACGTGTCGGAGGGAAGAATAGACACAAAAAAGGCGTATTTATGCAGGTTAGCTTCGGGTAAAACCATAAACGTATTCTTCTATGACCGCACGGCATCAAACGAGGCAGCTTTTGGTTCCGCGCTTTCCAACGGCGAGTTTTTTGGGAACATGCTTTTGTCCCGGTTCAAGAGGGGAAACACAACAGGCTTAGAGAGTTTAGCCTCCGATGGAGAACTCTATGGGCACCACCACGCCCACGGCGACATGAGCTTAGCCTACTGCCTCTACTACATTTCTGCAAACAAACTGGCTCAAATCACGAATTTTTCGGAGTTTTTGGAAAAGTTCCCTCCAGAACACGAGGTTGAAATTATCGAGAACACGTCCTGGAGCTGCAGCCATGGGGTTGAGCGGTGGCGAAACGACTGCGGAGACAGCACAGGAACACACCCCACTTGGCATCAGGCATGGCGTAAACCGCTTCGTGAAGCTATGGATTGGCTTAGGGATTTGCTTGCACCCAGTTTTGAGGCAGAAGCAGGAAAATACCTCAAAGACCCCTGGGAGGCTCGGAACGAGTACATCCAAGTGATTTTGGATCGGTCACGGGAGAACGTTGACAAATTCCTCGCCGACCAAGCCAGCAGGGAACTCAGCGAGGAGGAGAAGCGGCGGGTTATGAAGCTGCTTGAGATGCAAAGACAAACCTTGCTTATGTACACCAGTTGCGGCTGGTTTTTTGAGGAAATTTCAGGCATAGAAACCACGCAGGTCATGATGTATGCGGCAAGAGCGATGCAGCTTGCCAAAGAAACGTTTGGAACAGAGCTTGAACCCGAATACGTTAACAGGCTAAAACAGGCGCCGAGCAACCGTCCTGAATATGGGGATGGCGCAAAAATTTACGAGTTATTTGTGAAGCCTGCCATGACGGATTTAACGAAGATAAGCGCATTAAACATCATCTCGAACCTTCTTTTAGGAAACTCTCAGTCGTCCAACTCGTCCATGGCGGCTTCCAGCCGCAGCTTTGAGGTCACTTTAGAGGAATTGGAGAAGCGAGAAAGCGGAAAGTTCCGTTTGGCGCTGGGTCGCCTACGGGTTTTTTCACGGATAACGTTAGATGAAGACGTTTTCGGTTGTGCCGCTGTTTGGTTAGGTGACCATAATGTTTCCTGCGGGTCATACTGCCGCATGCCGCCTGAAGCCTACAGCGCCATGAAAGTGGAAATTCGGGACAGCTTTGAGAAAGGGCAAATAAATGAAGCCATCCAGCTTATGCCCAAACATTTTGGCTCAAACACCTACAGCCTCAAAAACATGTTCAAAGACGACCAGAAACGCATCTTGGGCTTTGTAATTGAAGACGGCATCAAAAAGGCAGCGGGACTCTACGACATTGTATACCATGACAATTCGGCGTTGATGCGCTTCATGAAAGACATCAGGTTCCCCATTCCCCACGCCTTCAAAGCCGCCGCCAACGTCATCGTGAACAATGGAATCACCCAGGTGCTTTCGGAGAAAGAGTTTGATGTGGAGGCGCTTCAACGGTTAATTGACGACGCAAAACACATGGATGTAGACATCGATTTGGAGCTTTTTGCACTTAAAGCCAACGAGAGAATCGCAACAGAATTCACAGAGCTTGCGCAGGCACCCGAACAGATTGAGCTTGTTTTGAGGATTAGTCAAACGGTGAAGGCAGTTAAAGCGTTGCCTATTCATTTGAATTTGTGGTTTTCACAAAACATCGCTTTCAAGATTGCGCATGGCCATTACAGAGAACAAAAAGAAAAGAAAGACGACCCAAACGCTCAGGCGTGGGTTGCAGCGTTTAGGCAGCTTTGTGATTTGATTGGAATACGGTTGGAGTAA